The following proteins are encoded in a genomic region of Desulfuromonas acetoxidans DSM 684:
- a CDS encoding cache domain-containing protein has product MISFSSTWMLVMIPAVILLATAVLFGSRHHGSLRHLTWRWNLLFIVAALGFLSFYTLQTYQQQFHRRTEQIEQEFLQQARDQVRQRASFVHDLILDEKKGSEQQLKQSLRQTVLQAVHLAETLIARYQNQMDSVELTRLVVESLRPLRYRNGRGYLFATRLDGTELLFADHPEYEGRNMVDMQDQDGVFYVREMIRLSRQKGEGFVSYRISQPGDTGWHHKKIAYIHYVPELKAFIGTGEYLQSFEREVQQKIIDKLDRLVGEGPLSIFGASYEGTSLFGPAKGKNVLNVQDNNGIFVVHELIRTAKKGGGFVRYEMPDSLGKGHYEKISYCLPLEMWNCYVGAGIDLSFVHQNIACARQALMTSLRSQIAQGALFIVVLGFILWAVGQRLSRSIKDNVTVLNRALETVAGDGREVELDDVKFDEFIAIGQAANRMLEQRRIAEDELNDTRLRFRTALERAPLMVALVDPQRYILFSNSMWNDAVPMDVCAAHLEAHWFSEASWVKFDTAFDQMVKGRLQQERFDICLKNVQGEKRYYDMALATIQNADGENSSILVMARDITERRQAEERLTWLAHYDALTGLAHRNYAKEQLEQMLTGEVADDLWLLMFDINRFKRINEVYGHAMGDFVLKELAQRLQSLQPSPRISARLSSNEFIIVISLPDDESIDETVERFKAVLCAPLQCNDNRLVVDTRISGVCCHQVEDAAELLHRADVALREVKEGRHTQGFMVYDERLDQIYQENELLEKALRLALQSPEQFQLHFQPIWSLNPQHLKGFEALVRWQHPTFGLISPARFIPLAEQRALIVPLGQIIFKRACETLAQWLKRYPTVQQGMVRLSVNMAPQQFVTENFIEEIEATLELWSLPPEILCIEITETSLMEDPELAIQRIRALKEMGIAISIDDFGTGYSSLSYLQQFDVDIIKLDRSLVVNIAETHSAQRIIDAVVRLGHDLDLTIVAEGVETFDQLQQLRKLNCDAIQGYLTGKPCPIEGVHDWLSAPEKFPLSRLD; this is encoded by the coding sequence ATGATCTCTTTTTCTTCGACATGGATGTTGGTCATGATTCCGGCCGTGATTCTTTTGGCGACAGCCGTTTTGTTCGGCAGTCGTCATCATGGTTCCCTGCGCCATCTTACCTGGCGCTGGAATCTGCTGTTTATTGTGGCGGCTTTGGGGTTTTTGTCGTTTTATACCTTGCAAACCTACCAGCAGCAGTTTCACCGACGCACGGAGCAGATTGAACAGGAGTTTCTTCAGCAGGCTCGTGATCAGGTTCGTCAGCGGGCGTCGTTTGTTCATGATCTGATTCTCGATGAGAAGAAGGGCTCTGAACAGCAGTTGAAGCAGAGCCTTCGCCAAACGGTGCTCCAGGCCGTTCATCTCGCAGAAACGTTGATAGCGCGCTATCAAAATCAGATGGATTCAGTCGAGCTGACCAGGCTGGTGGTTGAATCCTTGCGGCCGTTGCGCTATCGCAATGGCCGTGGTTACCTGTTTGCTACCCGCCTCGATGGTACCGAGCTGCTGTTTGCTGACCACCCTGAGTACGAAGGACGTAATATGGTGGACATGCAGGATCAGGATGGCGTCTTTTATGTTCGTGAGATGATCCGCTTGTCCCGTCAGAAGGGCGAGGGCTTTGTGTCCTACCGCATCAGTCAACCGGGGGACACAGGATGGCATCATAAAAAAATTGCTTATATCCATTATGTTCCTGAACTTAAAGCATTTATTGGCACTGGAGAATATCTGCAAAGTTTTGAACGCGAGGTACAACAGAAGATTATCGACAAGTTGGACCGGCTGGTGGGAGAAGGGCCGTTGAGTATTTTTGGCGCCAGTTACGAGGGGACTTCACTGTTCGGGCCGGCAAAGGGGAAAAACGTACTCAACGTTCAGGATAATAATGGGATCTTTGTGGTGCATGAACTGATTCGTACGGCAAAGAAAGGGGGGGGCTTTGTACGCTATGAAATGCCGGACTCCCTGGGCAAAGGCCATTATGAAAAAATCAGTTATTGCCTGCCTCTTGAGATGTGGAATTGCTATGTCGGCGCCGGAATCGACTTGAGTTTTGTTCACCAGAACATTGCCTGTGCCCGCCAGGCGTTGATGACGTCACTGCGTTCGCAAATTGCCCAGGGAGCACTGTTTATCGTGGTGCTTGGTTTTATCCTGTGGGCTGTTGGCCAACGGTTATCCCGCTCGATCAAGGATAATGTTACCGTGTTGAATCGCGCTTTGGAGACAGTGGCAGGAGATGGGCGTGAAGTGGAACTGGATGATGTGAAGTTTGATGAATTTATTGCCATTGGCCAGGCTGCCAACCGCATGCTCGAACAGCGGCGGATCGCCGAGGATGAACTCAATGACACTCGCCTGCGGTTTCGCACGGCTTTGGAGCGTGCTCCGCTGATGGTGGCGCTGGTTGATCCTCAGCGCTACATCCTGTTCAGCAATAGTATGTGGAACGATGCTGTACCCATGGATGTCTGTGCTGCTCATCTTGAAGCGCACTGGTTCAGTGAGGCGTCCTGGGTGAAATTCGACACAGCATTCGACCAGATGGTAAAGGGCCGTCTGCAACAGGAGCGTTTTGATATCTGCCTGAAAAACGTCCAAGGGGAAAAACGCTATTACGATATGGCACTGGCGACCATTCAGAATGCCGACGGCGAGAATAGCTCCATTCTAGTGATGGCGCGTGATATTACCGAACGGCGTCAGGCGGAGGAACGTCTTACCTGGCTGGCTCATTACGATGCTCTGACAGGTCTGGCACACCGAAATTATGCCAAGGAACAGCTCGAACAGATGCTCACCGGAGAGGTGGCGGACGACCTGTGGCTGCTAATGTTTGACATCAATCGGTTCAAACGGATTAACGAAGTTTATGGGCATGCCATGGGCGACTTTGTTCTCAAGGAGCTGGCCCAGCGTCTGCAATCACTGCAACCGTCGCCGCGCATTTCAGCGCGACTGAGCAGCAATGAATTTATCATCGTGATCTCTTTGCCCGATGACGAGAGCATTGACGAAACGGTTGAACGGTTCAAAGCTGTTTTATGCGCCCCTTTGCAGTGTAACGACAACCGCTTGGTTGTTGATACGCGTATCAGTGGTGTCTGCTGTCATCAGGTCGAGGATGCCGCAGAGTTGCTGCATCGAGCCGATGTTGCGTTGCGCGAGGTGAAAGAAGGGCGCCACACCCAAGGATTCATGGTTTACGACGAGCGCCTCGACCAGATTTACCAGGAAAACGAATTGCTGGAAAAGGCCCTGCGCCTGGCATTGCAAAGCCCGGAACAGTTTCAGCTGCATTTTCAGCCGATCTGGTCGTTAAACCCACAACACTTGAAAGGGTTTGAAGCCCTGGTGCGATGGCAACATCCCACCTTTGGTCTGATCTCTCCGGCACGATTTATCCCTCTCGCGGAACAACGTGCGTTGATTGTGCCTCTCGGACAGATTATTTTTAAACGGGCTTGTGAGACGCTGGCGCAGTGGCTGAAGCGTTATCCGACGGTGCAGCAGGGCATGGTGCGGCTATCGGTGAATATGGCACCACAGCAGTTTGTGACGGAAAATTTTATTGAAGAGATTGAAGCGACGTTAGAGCTGTGGAGCTTGCCTCCCGAGATACTGTGTATCGAAATTACCGAAACCAGTCTTATGGAGGATCCCGAACTAGCGATTCAGAGAATACGCGCTCTCAAGGAGATGGGCATTGCCATCTCTATCGACGATTTTGGCACTGGCTATTCGTCACTGAGTTATTTGCAACAGTTTGATGTCGATATCATCAAGCTGGATCGCTCGCTGGTCGTTAATATTGCCGAAACCCATTCAGCCCAGCGGATTATCGATGCCGTAGTGCGCCTCGGCCATGACTTGGATTTGACCATTGTGGCCGAAGGTGTGGAGACCTTTGATCAGCTCCAACAGTTGCGTAAACTCAATTGTGATGCGATTCAAGGCTATCTGACCGGCAAGCCGTGTCCCATTGAAGGGGTGCATGACTGGCTCAGTGCGCCGGAGAAGTTTCCGT